A window of Clostridioides sp. ES-S-0010-02 genomic DNA:
ACGATATAATAATATTGTGATGTAAAGAATATAAAATCTGATAAAACTTCTATATGTGTGGAGGAGAAATATGAATAATATAGTACAAGTAAAAAATATTAGAATAGGAGAAGGTATACCTAAAATCTGTGTACCAATAGTTGGAAAAACTAAAGAAGAAATTATTGAAGAAGTTAATGACTTAAAGGAAATTTGTTTGGATGTTGTAGAATGGCGTGTTGATTTCTTTGAGAATGTAGAAAATATTCAACAAGTTAAAGAAGTTATTAATGAATTAAGAAAATATATACCAGATACACCTCTATTATTTACATTTAGAAGTATAAAAGAAGGTGGACAAAAATTAATATCAAAAGATTATTATACTATTTTAAATAAGGAAATCTCTAATACAGGATTAATAGACTTAATAGATGTAGAGCTATTTATGGGAGATGAAATTGTAAATGAAATAGTCGAGTTTGCTCATGAAAAAGAAGTGAAAGTAGTCATGTCGAATCATGATTTTAATAAAACTCCCAAAAAAGAAGAGATTATATCTCGTTTATGCAAAATGCAAAAACTAGGAGCAGACTTACCTAAAATAGCTGTTATGCCAAAAAATGAAAGAGATGTTCTAGTGTTGCTTACAGCTACAAATGAAATGGTTCAAGTTTATGCAGATAGACCAATAATAACTATGTCTATGGCAGGAATGGGAGTTATAAGTCGTTTGTGTGGGGAAATATTTGGCTCAGCATTGACTTTTGGAGCAGTTAAAAAGGTTTCTGCACCAGGTCAAATGTCAGTTGAAGAACTAAATTCAATACTACGTATATTACATAAAAGTATTAATTAGTTTAAAAGACTTGAGTATATATGATAAAGGTTGATGTTGTTTCAGGTTTTTTAGGAGTAGGAAAAGCTACACTCATTAAAAAAATATTAAAGGCATAAGGTTTTGTAAATTCATCTGATGTATATTTAGAATTTAGCTATTCTTCTGGCAAAACTAATGTTTTTAAATATAGCGGAGTTAAGGATGGAAAAGTAACTATAATAGGATTAAATTTAGGTAATAAAGTTTTAAAAGAATTATTTAATTAAATAACAAAAATATATAATTCTAATTTTGATTATTAAAAGATTATTATAAGAGTCTTTACTAATATAACTAATATGTGAAATTATGGAAAAATAATAATTTTATAAAAATAGATGATAAATATAAATTAAATTATATATGTATATATTGTAGTCCAATAGTGATATAATAATATAAAAAATTTTTATAGAG
This region includes:
- a CDS encoding type I 3-dehydroquinate dehydratase, with product MNNIVQVKNIRIGEGIPKICVPIVGKTKEEIIEEVNDLKEICLDVVEWRVDFFENVENIQQVKEVINELRKYIPDTPLLFTFRSIKEGGQKLISKDYYTILNKEISNTGLIDLIDVELFMGDEIVNEIVEFAHEKEVKVVMSNHDFNKTPKKEEIISRLCKMQKLGADLPKIAVMPKNERDVLVLLTATNEMVQVYADRPIITMSMAGMGVISRLCGEIFGSALTFGAVKKVSAPGQMSVEELNSILRILHKSIN